gagggggcaggaggaggttacagagatagggaggaatgcgACCAGAGATGCATTGATGTGTTCTCTGCTCTAAGTTCGCCAACCAATGGAATCCACTGTGGAGACATCACGTGATCACCACCCTGCGATCATGTGGTCACAATGACTGGGGTTCCCAGGCCCAGTCCAGGCTCTGGCCTGCACCGAGCCTTGTGGACGACGGACAATTTAAAATGCGGTCTTTGAGGCACTTACCTTTTTCAGTGAATAACCAGTAGAAAAACTTCAACGTCCCGTACAGAATGAAGGCACAAATGAACATCCCAATCGCGTTGTCTATGGAGGGGCCAACTGCTCCTTCAAAGAGGTGAAGAGAAAAGATGTTCAGTCcatggcagaccccccccccccacggaacaagcctgcccgcagatcggtaagccccgatcgcgggccaggccaccgtggggaccccccgccccgggatcagaccccccccccccccccggaccgccCCCGCgcacttacctgccaggttccgccgtgcgtgaggtgagtaattcacgccggtgagACTGGCCAtaactggacggccgctcggcccttgggggcccagagaatcgccgggtggggggggggggggggggcgctgtcgacggcccccgaccagcgtggcgggaaAAGCGGCGGAGGTGAATAGGGCGGctgggcaggattcgcgcctccccccggggattctccgacccggcgggtggtattCTTGTCATAAgacggagtgcagtgaaggtttaccaggttccaggggtggcgggactgtctgaggagagattagattgggattgttcttgctggagttcagaagaatgaggggggatctcacagagacttataaaattgtaacaggactggacagggtagatgcagggaagatgttaccaatgatgggtgtgtccagaaccaggggtcgcagtctgaggattcagggataaggagacatttcagacagagataaggagacatttcttcacacaaagaaagcaggattaggctattgagttggatgatcagccatgatggtgatgaatggcggagcgggctcgaagggccgaatggcctccccctgctcctatcttcgatgtatctatgtatgtgtTTCCGTTACCTGCGACCTTGAGGGTTATGCTCCTGCGGACTGCGGACTTGACAGACACGTGGTCGACGTAGCAGGTGTAGACAGTGTCGTGGTCGCCCCAGGCGGGATTGACGGCGATGAAGCTGGTCACGTTGTACGTGCCGTCGGGGTTATTGCGGTGGCCGCTCAGCCAGCTCTCGGCCACGGGCTCGGCACTGCCATTGCCGCCAGCCTTCTTCCTCACCCAGCTGACACTCACGTCCAGGGGGTAGTAGCAGCTGACCTCACACTGCACGGTGTGTTCCTGCCACGGGGCCAGGTACAAAGGATCCGGACTCAGCACCAGTTTCGGAGTTTCTGCCAACACACGTGGAAGAAACAATAAGTGGCCACTCGATAGCcgatcacccccacccctcccgctgCAGCTATTGGGGGGCGCACCCTCGACGTTGAAGATCGTGCCCCCCCCCTCGGGATCCCAGCACAATATggttacaataatctttattgtcacaagtagtcttacattaacactgcgatgaggttagtgtgaaaagcccctagtcgccacattccggcgcctgttcgggtacacagacggagaattcagaatgtccaattcacctaacaagcacgtctttcgggacttgtgggaggaaaccggagcacccggaggaaacccacgcagacacggggagaacgtgcagactccgcacagacagtgacccggcggggaatcgaacccgggaccctggcgctgtgaggcaacagtgctaaccgccgtgccgccgctGGATTTGAACAATGCAGTGTCGAGCGTCTGAATAATTTGCCAGCAGGGTGTCTGCCCACGTTGCCGATAAGGGTACCCCCCTGCCCCCTGTTTGGGCAGCTGGCTGCCCACCTCTCCATTACCCAGCCAGTGATTGGAAATCTCACTTcagctcatttcaacaactcggctggttcaaaagagtaatatatatattacgcaAGGCCATACAGCAGTCTGCAAAAGGGCGCAGGTGGATATTCTTGCCCAAGGCCAGAACAGGCGGAATGGGCAGAATGGACTCCCTTAGTGTTGGTGGTCTAGTACGGACAGAATGACCCAGCTGGCCTCTTGTGTTGCTACCGCTCGACCATTGTACGGATGTGGTTCGCCCATTGTCAGAAGCGTGTCGGTGAGGGTGAGGGACTGGGAGGTAAGGAACGCAGACGGGGTGATGCCCCAACGCAGGCTGGCACCTTCGTAAAACTGGGGCCAGCAAACAGACCACAGCAGCACCACTGTTTCTTCAGAAGTATCTCAGTTTCTCCCATTTGGTCCACTGTCGGAAAAGGCACGCCCTAAACAGAGTAGGCCCCAAGGCCTTCACCTGTGCCGCGAGCAGCGTTCGCTCCACTCTCTGTTACGCGGCCCTCGTCATTGTTACTGATTTCTGGCCGACGGTCCCCCTATTATTCACGATACCCCTTCACTACTGGAGatctaactgaatcactgaattcttACGGTGCAGGAGGACGCcaatcagcccatcgtgtctgtactagccctccaaacgagcatcgtgactcagtggcgttcccctgccttttcccccaacccctgcacattgtttctgttcaaataatcaccCAGCGACCTcttcaatgcctcgattgaacctgcctccacctcaccTCCAGGCCGCACATTCCTGACCCCAGACCACTCGCTGGGagagttttctttttttcccacaCATCGCATTTGCAAATCCGTTAGAATTTGTGTCCCTCTTAAACCCTCCAATCGGCCGCGCACCCGACCCTCAACCCAGGCACAGGCACACCCTGACCGCCTATaaggcaccccccccacccccggcctccgAACCGCCCACCCCCGACCAGGGAACCAGTGGGAACAGTTCCTCCTGATCCACCCTGTGTCCTATTCCCGACGCTGACCCATACCTGAGACCTCCAGGTCGATGGTTTGCTGCGCGTGCAGGTTGGGCATGTAAACGGTACAGATGTAGCTGCCTTCGTGCCCCATGTGGACGTTGCGAATCAGGAGCGAGGCGTTGCCGTGACTGTGAAGCTCGTAGAAGAACATTTCGGTGCCCTCCTCCGCCGCGTCCACCCGGTCTTTGGCCCCGTTGTAGGCGTACACCAAATGCCCGCTGCCCTTGAACTGGTATCGCCACTCCACCGCAAAGCCGGTCTTCCGATCCATGGCAAAGCCGCAGTCCAGCAGGATGTCCCGTCTGAGTTCCGTCTTCACCGACGGGGTGCTGGTGAAAACATTCAGGACAACTGGAATCAGAGAACGAGAGAAAGACGCGCATTTAGACGGTGCAGCAATTTTACAGCAACTGGAGTCGTTGGAAAGTAGCGACACTGCTGGATCAGtgaaagacattgggctggatgcTCCGCACACTCGCGCcagaatcgcggccggcgcgggggggcggaggaggatcgACGTTCCCGCAGGAAATCGGGACCGCCGCCAGTTCCCCGGTTCTGCGGGCCCCAAAAAGCAGCATACTCGGGGGGTAGGCCTGGGgcctacctgcagccattgctggcGGCCCGCTCAGCCATCCTTCACCCCTGACCGGCCggagtcccgacggcatggatctaaTGTGCCCCAgtcggtcgggatactcgcgtggcagctCGGTCTCGGTCCGCGGCCTCCCTGGTCGGGGACGGGCCAATCGGAGGCCGGGGGAGCCTTGCAGGCGGCCGGGGAGTGCTTGTGTCggggttgagggtcgggcgcgcagccgatcggggggggggggggggggggggagttatatttacagtccagctcagcagtccgagtccgccatggagcacagcgcggtcgcgggagggcagcacggaagcacaagtggatagcatgatgcttcccagctccagggtgaaaggttcgattccccgctgggtcactgtctatgcggagtctccccgtgtctgcgtgggtgtcctccgggtgctccggtttcctcccacagtccaaagacgttcgggttaggtggattggccatgttaaattgccccttagtgtccaaaaggttaggaggggttactgggttacggggatagggtggaagtgagggcttaagtgggtcggtgcagactggatgggccgaatggccttctgcactgtatgttgtatgtatggacgtgcgggggcccgtatctgcagcaaaagctgtgagatctactccggctccctgctagccccccgcaGGGCTGGGCACTTGTGTCCCTTTGATCCAAggttttctggcgtaaaactccaccgtttcgaTGCCGGTGTGGGGGCAGAGTCCCAgtgctggagaatccagcccattctctCCTTCCAGTCAGAAGGTTGTATTTCAAATCCTGCTCTGGGACTTGAGCATGTCAATCGCGTCTCGTAGTgctggagtgctgcagtgttggaggggcctGGTCACAAAAGGATTCAGGCCCTAACCAACCTCTCAGTTGGGGCCCTGACCAGGCTCGTCCGAAGCATGCCTGCCTGTGGCCGGATATGGCCcatgaagatcccccccccccccccatggtgggtgtacctacacctcagggactgtggtgatgaaagaaggcagctcacaacgtcctcaagggcaactcgggatgggaaataaatgcgggcctacccagcgacgcccacatcccgtaaacaaattGTTACGTCATGTGCTCTAAGGAACCAAtactcactttagctactctcttcctttttatatacattAGAAGCAGTCTGTTCATTTTGTCTTGCTAATTATCTTAAAGCTGTGCTCTCACTCAAtataagtttccccccccccacccccgccccgtgtCACTGGAAATAACAACTCCCTATAAGACCTGTATCTTAATAAAGGAATCGCGTAGAATCAAGTTACTTTGGAATGTAGCAATGTTTGGATAAAAAAGACTGAGGGTGGAATTTTCTAacccccccctctacacacaccAACACTGTGGCATGTTTTCCAGCCACTGGATGGGAAGACCCCGCGggagggaagggctggaaaattgagCCCGAAGGTTCATCGCGTTCACTTTCTTCCA
This window of the Scyliorhinus torazame isolate Kashiwa2021f chromosome 14, sScyTor2.1, whole genome shotgun sequence genome carries:
- the LOC140390585 gene encoding tapasin-like, producing the protein MGAFRRIHTLSVLLSLCSHPVLSLHGLSEFGLLVDCWFVEEGGGKGSFPNSIIQDPALMLFRTIPYRNGEEEELPSDLDLTLKPGMFFDVRDYLRITAHSGLKPPRDPSEKPQCEINKYSPQESSVRWASELTEDERTPAYRSSTWFCSHLQTFDHSFSVASVHRVTSGPRGVEDTSPQQTSVVLNVFTSTPSVKTELRRDILLDCGFAMDRKTGFAVEWRYQFKGSGHLVYAYNGAKDRVDAAEEGTEMFFYELHSHGNASLLIRNVHMGHEGSYICTVYMPNLHAQQTIDLEVSETPKLVLSPDPLYLAPWQEHTVQCEVSCYYPLDVSVSWVRKKAGGNGSAEPVAESWLSGHRNNPDGTYNVTSFIAVNPAWGDHDTVYTCYVDHVSVKSAVRRSITLKVAGAVGPSIDNAIGMFICAFILYGTLKFFYWLFTEKVYPLIVNSVDEAKEKRS